In Oryzias melastigma strain HK-1 linkage group LG14, ASM292280v2, whole genome shotgun sequence, the DNA window TTAGTGTATTTATAGATAATAGGTCAGAAtttacccagcatgcactgACAAGGATGTGGAGCAAGtatgaaataaatatgaaatgcgACTCCAGAGGCTGAGGGCGAAGCATGTCAGGGAGAATCTGCTGGCTTCACTCACAAGCTGAGATCCAGCCTGGACTGAAATAGGCCTGTGGGGTAACATGCAAGGGTGACTGCACATTTCTGTCAGAGGAAAATCACATagacaaagtaaagaaaatcatAACCTGAGGCTGTGTGTCAGCATTAAAAATCGTAGTAACACATAATTTCAGGAGGGGGACAATTTTAATCATTGTAGCCTTTGGCTTGTCACACTTCAGGACCATCTGTGAATAATTTGTGCTGCTTCACCGCTCTCATTCTTATGCAAAATGAGCAGCGCTCTTTGTCACACCTGTCCCTGCAGAGGTGGCCCCACGTGTGCACGCCACACGGAGCTTACCTTTGAAATTCGGCCTGATGCGAGCATCGTAGCCAGATGTGCGTCCCATCAGTTTGTCCAAAAAATCCGACGGAGAAGGAGGCTTGAGCGTCCTGCTGGGGAACTTCACCTCCTTACAGAACCCAGATCTGCTGAGGGACGATAACCACTGCAATTGTGCTCTTCTAACATCACCGTTTGTattcaaaaatctttcaatgagctaaagaacttaaagtgattaaacttgatttaaaaaaaatatatctgtcaaacttctgctttaaaaaaatctaatgaaatTTAGGCTTCCTAATTTATTTCTCTGCATTTTATACAATTagaatatttcatttgattataaaaaaaacaatttttattattatagctgcagaaaataaaagtttttttcttaaatcacaaataaaatacacacaaaaaatgaccaATTTGTCCAAATTTACACTAattataaatgcaaaaactcTCCAACTCAAATTTCTTACCTGACTTGCAGCAAAATTACAAAGAAAGTCCAGAGGAAATGCAAGTTCTGCAGCAGCATCCCTAATTAGAAGACGCGGCAAAACTGGAAACGACAAAAATGAAGCTGGAAAGGCAAAAAAGAACTTGTGGTCACTCTTCAGCGGGGCTCTGTCTTTAAGGCTCAGATGTGCCTCCCTCCCTGTGCCCAGGTGTAAAATACAGGAAGCCGCTGCTGTATAATTCAAAATCCCagggaacattttttcttcccctgcttgtgtttgtgtggatgaCTTCAAGCTTGATCTCTTTTTTTATGGCCATGTGAACAAGAATTACAGAGAGAACTTAAAGAGACAGCAACCTCTCTCTGGCAGAGTGGCGCCACATTACTTCCCCAGTCCTTAGATTTATGCTTAAATAGATTTATACAGtttggatttatatttttaagtgttaaaaagGTTTAGTTTGTAAGCACTTTTATTTAATCAGACATCTTGttttaacacaatttcacaCACTTGACTGgagtttactttaaataatctGCTTCACACAATCTcaaaagcttatttttattttaaaaagctattaATTTCAATGCTTAACCATATTAATGCTCATCCACTACTTCCGATTTGTCATTTCCAGGCAAAATTTGAACCCAAACTGTGAAAGTTCGCGTTTATTCCGTCTTGCGGAACAAGGGAGGGGACGGGCAGCTCAGCAATTTACTCGTGTAAATTTAATGTCAGCCAAAGCGATGGGACATTGTGACTGCACGTGTTTGCCTCTCACTTGAGAGCTTCTTCCACACTTCGCTCTGGAGCCCACAGTGTCAAATGAGATCAACAATGTGAGAATATTAAAGATGAGAGCCATAGTAGTAACAAGAAGCCCccagttaaaaaaggaaaaaaaaaagaaaacatttctgcatGCTTGCTCATTTCTACCCCCGGACAGGAAAAGTAGGCCACGCTTTGTTgcagtgtcattttttttcacatttacttaAGAAAGGCTTCCACAGACTGGAAAGTCTGCATTCGTATGTCCTCTTCCCATACATTTCTGttcaaagtgttaaaaattaaagaacattttttggggggggaaaAATCTGCTTAGCAACAGTCATTAAACCGCTTTAGGAGGAATGATCTCACTAATGCAAACTTCAACAAGCGACCACACAATTACAGCTCAGAGGTCAGCTCATCAGTGCtggtatgtagctgaaaataattagttCAGTCCcatttaaaaatagcttttattgtaggtttttttttttttcccaggagAAGCTCCTTTGATCACAACACAATTCAGGCTGTTGTGGGGGGAAAGAAGAAGCGGAAAACATTGAAGAAACAAACTcagcagaaacaaataaaaaaataaaataaaacacaagagcAGCAGATAgaatcaaaatatgaaaatatttaaccaaCATAATTTACATTGATCCTCCTGTTTGGTATGCAAAACGTGTTGATGTGGCAATCGCTGCCAGAGTTCACTCTTCGTTTGAAGCAAAAACTCGCCCCCCCTCCCTGAGTGTGAGCCTAACCCTAATCCTCGTGGATGTTGAACAGCTTGGCCACTTCGTTCAGATCTGCATGCTCCTCTCCATCCTTGATGATCTGCATTTGGACACACGACAGGTTAAAGCCAACGAGAACTCTCGTTGAGGCTCTAGAAGTGACAAACGGACGCCTCTGACCTTCCTGGCAATGGGCATTCTGTTGAAGACGTTCCACAGGATGATGCCCACCACCACTTTGTCTCTCAAGTAGAAGATGACTCCCTTGCCGAAGTCATCTTTGTGCTCTGCAGCGGGACTGGGTGTGTCAGAGGCCACCGGGCTGACTGCCGTGTCCTCTGTTTCACTCTCCGAGCGGATGCCAGTTCCTGCAACACATCAAGCAGAAAAGCTTCATATTTTCCACTCTTTGCTTTTCATTTAGAACTCACATCAGCTGCACCACATGAAACCTTTCAGAATTTAAATTccagttttgatcttaaatctactgaaaggtttttattattattattattccataCCCCGCACACTGTGGTGATTCACACTGACCCCTAATCTGACTTGTGTGAAGTGTTATAGTGGTGTGACACCATTCTGAGCAAAAGAATCTGACTCAGACAACTGTATTATGACTCACTTAAAGGCAACTTCACATCTTTTACAACCTCCAACTTCTTGACCCCCTTTAGCTGTACACTCATCTTTAATACTCTCCATCTCCTctcttttccatccagtccaaAAGAgaattataattaataaaatacaaaaggggtttatacaaatatacacctccTGTGTCCGAAGATTCATAACTCTTCGTTGTAACAGTATAATCAGTTTGATCAGCTgctaaacaggaaaaaataagaaaaagcagCGTGATAACTCATAAAGCGCCACAAACCATAAATCCTGCATTTTAGGACAGAAAGAATcaagaaaaaacgttttttaggaACTTGATTAAACTAAGAATTACTCTTTAGTTTTAAACTGCATCAGTGACTGCGACACTACAAATATgacatttctgtctttattcATGCAGGAAGGCAGTAAATTGGTTAAATTGGTtcagaagaaaaactaataTTATAAAAGTGCTTCATGCAAATCAAATCTGTGTTCATGTTTATAGCACTATCAGTGAAACTTTTTCACAAGAACCACAAAACTCTTTCAGAAACTTAAAAGAAGTCAAATAAATGTAAGACTCAGACTGCAAGAGACATGGAGGATTAGAAAAGAgcaacacaaaaattaaaacacaggctttttgactGCAAAATCACAGTTCAAAGCCCattgggaatgattttacaataaaacaaaaatcttttttttttaaaccttcaaGCATCTTCTGAAAACAGCTGCAAAAATTCTTCCATTATGGCTCATTGttgtcattttctttgtgtttgaatCTTTTAGACACCAGAGagcaacagaaacacattttttgtgatgGGGAACGCTCCTACCTGACTTTTCTGTGGCAGCTTTAGGTGTGTCCTTGGCAGTGGCTTTGGCAAACACTCCCACGGTTGGTAAACTGCTGTCGACAATCCCAATGGCTTCATAGCCCACATCAGGTCCCAGGTCACTCCTGGGAGGAGACGGAGCGCTCTCAAACACCGCACAACCATCACTTTGTCACCTGAATAATGCTCATTTATTGCCgcaaagcagtaaaaaaacaaaaacaaaggaaagctCTAACCATTACATTTATGCtatagttacatttttaaatattcaagaaTTTCTGTTGACCCCAAAGAGCTCCTGCTCAAAACCTTTTTGTCACAACATCAGCTCATCAGAGACATCAAAGCTGACCCCAAAAACTAAAACGATGAGCTGCTGATGCTCCAACGTGCTCTGAACTTCTCTAATGACTGCAGCCTCAAAGAGATGTTTCTAACACACATCAGTGCTTCCAAACGAAaattatttagccaaaaaaagtgaaatctttTTGGGTTTGATGATGACAGAATGATCTTTAGCCTTTAAAAGCACTGAggtttaaaagacaaaagtctCAAGTAAAAATCAACAGATCAGCTTGAAACACAATTCTTATTAGATGCAGCAAACGGTATTTCAAACATAATATTTAGAGTCAAAATTTAATACCAAAAATGAAGTTGGAATCAAACAGGCTAAAcctagtttttaaatgaatgatttCAGAACATTTCCTCCTATTATCTCTGAGTAAACACGTTTCCTACAAACACAACATCCTGCAGTTGGATGTTTAAAATATGCAGTTTGTGGGTCTAAATGCGTACAATCCTTTTAAAGAGCCTccttttggatgttttatttactgTGGACATTTTGGTGGTATggtttacataaataaataaactaacagCTTCACGCTGCGGCTTTTACATCACCGTTGGATCggttcacacacaaacagaaacatttgtacGATGATTTATCCAACGTCTCCAAATAAGCATTCTCGTATTGTAGGTTGGAAAAAGGATTACCGGCAGAAACCATGTCAGGATTTGGAAAGTGTGTAACGCAGACTCCAGCTTTAAAGGATGCAGGTTTGAGTCCTCCTGCACTGGAGCCTCTGTTTTAGTACTTAAAGtagtttttcaggaaaaaaaaaaaaattatgtttgtttcAAATACAAGAATGTATACGTTTATGAGTTGGAATCATTCCTTATTGCTTGGAAcaaaaatttggttttaagataaaaacgtcacaaacaaatcaactttttaggGAATTCTGAAACATTAGAAATCAAAACGTTAACCCTGAGAAATTACATTTCAATTGGGTTTAGTGATGTCCACAGAGATAGCCCACCTGCAGCTGTGAAAGTGCGAGGTGACGAGGACATCAGCGCCTGGCTGGTGAGCAAAAAGACCAGAACGTTTTAACCAGTAGCTGAAGAATGACTCTTTTTGTCCATTTTCCTACATACAATCACATTTTTAGGACAAATCTGAGCAGCCCATCATCGAGAACATGTGGTTTAAAGCGTTGAATGTTTTAGTTCCAAAATACATGATTGACCCCCTAAACCAGAATGTATCAGCCAGACTTCTTCAGTAATCTGGATCTAGTCTTTTGTCAGGTCCTAAAGTCAAAATTCATGCGTTGTCCCTCTTTCCCGCTCCTCCAGAGGGGCTTTctgattccaggtggatcatctgtttttttcaagattttcctTACGGAGAAGGAGGGTGTAAGGGCAGGAATAAccagtttagcaaccagctattgttaATATTGTATGattgactttctgcttttgtataaTTACCGgtgtgaagcccaatgagacaaatgttttgtgattttagacagtataaataaaattgaattgactCTTCTATTCAAGTATCTTAGTGTCCAAGTTGAGCATTTAtgattttcagcaaaaaatttagcatggaaaaaacaaaaaaacaaaagaaaaactcaccAGAACATAGACTGATGCCAGTAGGGTTTGCTGGCTCCTGTCATGTTCTCTCCTGCTAGTCTCCCGCTCACGACGGCGTGGTCGTGATGCTCCACCCGTCTGCGGCCCAGCCTGATGTCGTAGAAACACGCTGCATCTCCCGCCTGATTTCAAACAAAACCAGGATATTTGTGGCAAACCGTTAAGACTTTAAGCTAAAGATCAAGAACTATTCTGATCAGATGAAAGGAGATATTATTCAAAGTCCGGTTAAGAAATAGAAACTTACCACCCAAATGTTGGACCTTGCTTGCAGCTCCGCATTGACCCGATAGCCTCCGAAATCAGAATCCACCTCCAGACCTGCAGACTTGGCGAGGTCCACATTCGGCTCTAGACCCACAGCAGCAACGATGTGATCTGTTGTCACCTGCAGCGCGAAGCACCACATGATCAGCAGGATGCCGGTAATGACTCCACCCGACCTCTAAACGGCTAAAAATGTAACCTACCACTCTGCCATCCTTCAGCCTGATTTCTAACTTATCATCTTTGCAGTTGACAGATTTGACCAAAGCCTCTGTCAGAACTTTGACACCCTCtggaagaaaaaaggagaaacaaaaagatggaaaacagcCCAAAATAACACATTTCCTGCCAATAAgcatattaaatataaataaagaaatacctgTCTTGACTTTCTCTGTCGTCCAGTTGCTCAGATACTCAGGCAGCACTTTTCCCATGTTCCCCTTCTCCGGAAACATCTGGATCACCTCCAATCCCGACTCGGTGGCTAAAAGAAAGACACACCTATGTTCATTTCCACTTCACTCTAGTAAATGGCAATTCGGTGAGTTGTCTTACATCTCCTCCCGAGGGCGCAGGCCAGCTCGCTGCCCAGGAAGCCACCCCCAATAATTGTGACTGATTTCACATTTCTAGAGACTTTGTCTAGTGATTTAAAGTCCTCaatctgtgaataaaaacataaatatatgttaaaaaaaaaaggttgattgagatggtttaaaaatattttaacataatttttattattcaaaagcAAATTTTAGTCAATCCTTTGgtgtgtttttacaaaaaccttCACATatactgcccccttgtggttaaAAACCAACCTTGCGGAATAAAGTCGTCTTCTTCATCACATCCTCTCCTGCTCTTTCAATGACCTGAAGATTTCTTGGAATACCacctggaaagaaaaaaattaagtttgcttttacaaatttaaaaagaaatacatgtgAATTAACAAAATTCAAAGACGTTTACCGGTAGCTATCAAACATTTGTCGTATGAGATCTCCGTGTCGTCGTCCAGTTTGACTTTGTTACCCCTTACGTCCATGTAAACCACCTAAACATTGACATAAATTATtcaagaatgaaaataaaaaggcaaaaaactAATACTATGTTATTGAAACTTGTTTATTAGGCTCCAAATTACTACAAAAGAAACGGGATGAACAGGAAACCTGCCTTTCTATTGTTCAGAACAGCCACTCCTCCGTTTTCTGCTCCCTCCAGATCCTCCGGTCTGATGTAGAATGACGGCGGCTGGAAATATATActacaaaacaaaagtcatCTGTGTTGTAGTTTTTGACTCACAGcaattcttaagaaaaaaaaagaagcaagtaTGGCACAGATGCTAGGAAATCTAGGTAAAAATGTCCAATCATCAtcttataaatgtttaataaacattcaaatatttaaaaactataaaaataaaaaagtttaatcatgGCTAGTATTGTTGACGCAGAGGAAATTAGCTCTTTCTCCAACGTCattttgtcatctgctcctgatttaaacaaaaaatgcccaaaaatgtcattttgagcttaattatttttgaatatgtcctccatcgtgagaaaaatgccacaagaacatgttaaaaacaccaaaaagctgattttcttcagagtggatccttaaaaacattaaagagaCACTTCTAAGTAACACACCTCCTTTCTTTGCCGTTCCACTGTTTGAAGCGCAGTGTTTCCGTCACAGCGGGATCGTCAGAGAACCACAGCTCTTTAGACAGAGGAGGCCTCATGTACGGGAGGTCAGGCTCATCCGTCACAATCAGAACCTGACACAAAGGAAAAAGTGGACCCAGATTTCCCGTTAGGTCTGATCATAGCGTGAGGATAAAGAAAACAGGAGAGACTAACCTTGGCACCGGGGTCTCTCGCTCGAATGGACCTGGCAGCAGCAAAGGAGGCAGTACCGCCCCCGATCAGGAGGTAAGGCGCGTGGGAGGGCAGCTTCAGGGAAACGGGCGTGGAGTCAACcactggaaaaaacaaagaaaaaattcaattaaatgatTTCTTTAATAAACACTAACAGGGATGGAGGATACGTTCctgctaaaacaaaacttaaactcAGGTAATGAAATGAACTTTTCCAATAACCCCAACAATGTGACATGTACACAAGTGAACAGGGAGAGCAGCtggaatttaacaaaaaaaacataaagagaacaaaaaataattaaaaccaaGTTTCCACAGTGCTCCCTTCCAACAAAGCTGGACTAC includes these proteins:
- the aifm1 gene encoding apoptosis-inducing factor 1, mitochondrial isoform X2, whose product is MLKCRTVWRKLAPLAKCSSTLCRQNVRRTGLNNGRTPVCVPAARMSTGPVGGGGDNLKYALLVGAVSAGGLLYAVVTMKSDQRRYKERMEELSTRPQKTSITEQTQSEPPAVPEDQPAAAPSIEETSSPAEAEAPKEETAPEVTDTPPVVDSTPVSLKLPSHAPYLLIGGGTASFAAARSIRARDPGAKVLIVTDEPDLPYMRPPLSKELWFSDDPAVTETLRFKQWNGKERSIYFQPPSFYIRPEDLEGAENGGVAVLNNRKVVYMDVRGNKVKLDDDTEISYDKCLIATGGIPRNLQVIERAGEDVMKKTTLFRKIEDFKSLDKVSRNVKSVTIIGGGFLGSELACALGRRSTESGLEVIQMFPEKGNMGKVLPEYLSNWTTEKVKTEGVKVLTEALVKSVNCKDDKLEIRLKDGRVVTTDHIVAAVGLEPNVDLAKSAGLEVDSDFGGYRVNAELQARSNIWVAGDAACFYDIRLGRRRVEHHDHAVVSGRLAGENMTGASKPYWHQSMFWSDLGPDVGYEAIGIVDSSLPTVGVFAKATAKDTPKAATEKSGTGIRSESETEDTAVSPVASDTPSPAAEHKDDFGKGVIFYLRDKVVVGIILWNVFNRMPIARKIIKDGEEHADLNEVAKLFNIHED
- the aifm1 gene encoding apoptosis-inducing factor 1, mitochondrial isoform X1 translates to MLKCRTVWRKLAPLAKCSSTLCRQNVRRTGLNNGRTPVCVPAARMSTGPVGGGGDNLKYALLVGAVSAGGLLYAVVTMKSDQRRYKERMEELSTRPQKTSITEQTQSEPPAVPEDQPAAAPSIEETSSPAEAEAPKEETAPEVTDTPPADEPVLEVSPEEAAAAVPVVEEEPLVSSEPPPSELSEPPPVVESVVLAEPAAAEPPAAEPPEPQPEVLVESVVDSTPVSLKLPSHAPYLLIGGGTASFAAARSIRARDPGAKVLIVTDEPDLPYMRPPLSKELWFSDDPAVTETLRFKQWNGKERSIYFQPPSFYIRPEDLEGAENGGVAVLNNRKVVYMDVRGNKVKLDDDTEISYDKCLIATGGIPRNLQVIERAGEDVMKKTTLFRKIEDFKSLDKVSRNVKSVTIIGGGFLGSELACALGRRSTESGLEVIQMFPEKGNMGKVLPEYLSNWTTEKVKTEGVKVLTEALVKSVNCKDDKLEIRLKDGRVVTTDHIVAAVGLEPNVDLAKSAGLEVDSDFGGYRVNAELQARSNIWVAGDAACFYDIRLGRRRVEHHDHAVVSGRLAGENMTGASKPYWHQSMFWSDLGPDVGYEAIGIVDSSLPTVGVFAKATAKDTPKAATEKSGTGIRSESETEDTAVSPVASDTPSPAAEHKDDFGKGVIFYLRDKVVVGIILWNVFNRMPIARKIIKDGEEHADLNEVAKLFNIHED